One genomic segment of Ignavibacteriota bacterium includes these proteins:
- a CDS encoding response regulator transcription factor translates to MGNNIIQQQTGANGIREDEQQHKPTVWIVEDELSCRTIFQEVVNSSEHYVCPCAFESCEEAFERLEGEKPPRFFVLDLHFGKNMNGLELLEVIRKKMPETKVLVITGDKTPATMNTAIQRGAAGYLVKIIDLEEIILSLDEIAGGKIPISAEMARHALHLVPEPLDEKEKQSLTPQEKILLPYFTQGKSDKEIADELYRSPDTVHTHRKHVYKKLGVHGIKDFIIKMFTKKPKRKKYPK, encoded by the coding sequence AAACGGGGGCAAATGGCATACGGGAGGACGAACAACAACACAAACCAACGGTTTGGATTGTCGAGGATGAGTTATCGTGTAGAACGATCTTTCAGGAAGTTGTCAACAGTTCTGAACACTATGTTTGTCCTTGCGCGTTCGAGTCGTGCGAGGAAGCATTTGAGAGGTTGGAGGGAGAGAAACCTCCGCGTTTTTTCGTTTTAGATTTGCACTTTGGAAAGAATATGAATGGGCTTGAGTTGCTGGAGGTAATCCGGAAAAAGATGCCGGAGACAAAAGTTCTTGTCATCACGGGCGATAAAACACCGGCGACGATGAATACTGCTATTCAACGCGGCGCGGCAGGGTACTTGGTCAAGATAATTGATCTCGAGGAAATAATTCTCTCGCTCGATGAAATTGCAGGAGGAAAAATTCCGATAAGCGCAGAGATGGCGCGGCACGCGCTCCACCTCGTTCCCGAACCTCTCGATGAAAAAGAGAAGCAGTCCCTGACGCCACAGGAGAAAATTCTGTTACCCTATTTTACACAGGGGAAGAGCGACAAAGAAATTGCCGATGAACTGTATCGCTCACCCGACACCGTGCATACCCACCGGAAGCATGTGTATAAAAAATTGGGTGTACACGGAATCAAAGATTTTATCATAAAAATGTTTACAAAAAAACCGAAAAGAAAAAAATACCCTAAGTAG
- a CDS encoding DoxX family membrane protein, whose amino-acid sequence MDYKQSINHITVFLFRVGVGVLFVVAGITKLADTKTFAQTIQEFGITGDSISTIISYTFPIIELISGIGMIVGLGVRYSSAITMLLLLIFITLIIPIIAVGKTVNCGCFGAMSSDSVDMMLLLRDGVLFGLTLVVFNYRYHILSIDSLLISVKD is encoded by the coding sequence ATGGACTACAAACAATCAATCAATCATATTACTGTTTTCCTGTTTCGTGTGGGAGTCGGTGTGTTGTTTGTTGTTGCAGGGATTACAAAATTAGCAGACACAAAAACATTTGCACAAACGATACAAGAATTTGGAATTACAGGCGATTCGATTAGTACTATCATTTCCTACACATTTCCTATCATTGAACTTATATCAGGGATAGGTATGATAGTTGGGCTGGGTGTTCGATATTCAAGTGCGATAACCATGCTCTTATTACTCATCTTTATCACTCTCATTATACCGATTATTGCTGTTGGTAAAACTGTGAACTGTGGATGTTTCGGCGCCATGAGCAGTGATTCTGTTGATATGATGTTACTACTTCGTGATGGAGTGTTGTTTGGTCTTACACTTGTAGTTTTTAACTATCGCTATCATATTCTAAGTATAGATAGCTTACTTATTTCTGTAAAGGATTAA